From Danio rerio strain Tuebingen ecotype United States chromosome 2, GRCz12tu, whole genome shotgun sequence:
CTCGCCTTGCTCAATAGTACCGGTCACTCTGAGAAGCCTGCTACATATTGTGGTTTCCTTAAAGATTTCTCCTGTTTGCCAGAGTATGTTTCGATTTTTCACATTACTGACAGTTTCGGATCTGTCAAGAGAAACTTTTGTCACCAACCTTTGTAATCCATCAGATTTTCCCAGGAAGAAGTGTGCAATGGTTGACCTTGTTCTGTACAAATAAGAGAGCTTCTTTCTGGCTGAGCTTCTGATTTTATCAACATATATTTTAATGCCAGAGCTGTTGACGTTTCTTCCTGGCCAGAGCAAGAGTATGGCAAGATAGAATGGCTCTGGGTTTTGGTGCTGTGTACCGACCTCTTGCAGAATATCTTGTAAAAGCTCCTCGAGGTATCCTGGGGATTTTGCTAACTTTGATTTTGGTAAGGTCAAATTCAGTATAATATGTGCAAGCAGATAATTCATTTTATCCTTTGTAGTTTTGATGGCAGAATTGTCATTTATAAATGAGTATTTTTCAACAATCTTTTCTACAGACACTTTTTTGGGCTCCAAAAACTGGAGAAGACCTGGAAACGTATCTGCTCTGCTTTCCTCCAGAAATATTCTGCAGTTTTCAATCTCCATATTCAAACTCAACATTGGTTTCTGCTTTTGCTCTTTTTGTTTGTCCTCTGCAGAGGCACAAAATAATGCGATGTACTGCTGATAGTGTTCTGAGATCCTCTGGCGAGTCTTTGCATCTTTCGTGTCATTAGTTCCTTTTTCTTTCATGTAAGTATAGTAAATTTCAAGAAAATCAAATGCCTCTTTTGTCTGTGATTTTAAAGATGTAAGGAAAGATTCGTATTCCTGaagaacaacaataaatgtatcaTTGGCTTCGCTTTTAGAAATTGGGATTTTTGAACAGGCCAATATTCCTTTGAGGAAGCTCTGGATGTAATGGTCTTTCATTGGATCATTTTTCTCAAACAATGGGAGTTTTTTGATGATGTCAAAAACAATCATGGCTGTGTCAATCTCACCCATGTAGCCAGATATATTATATGGGCTCAACTTTCTGTgaagtttttgttcattttcaagAACATCATCTGTCTTTGCCAAGCTCTGAGCTCTTCTGAAAGCTTTAGTAGCTGTGCTTGCTAACTCAAGATAATCCCTCAAGTCTTCAGCTGTGCATGGTTTCTTCTCCTGCTTTTTACATTCAAGTTTGTGCTTTAATTCATTTTTTGCAACTTGTCCAACTGTATCTAAAGTGTAGGAATTTTCTTTGATGGCTTTTGCACTATTTGCCCACTCTTTAGCTTTAGCAAAGTTCTTCTCTTTCAGGTAGAAGTGTCTTGCTAGAGCTTGGGGAATTGCGAAGTCTTTATCAAACCTTTTTGAAGCTGCAATAAAAATGTCTTGTATTTTATTCAGCCCATCTTCTCCTGAGTTTATGTCTTCTATCAGAGGTGAAAACAGAGAGTCTTTCTCATCACCTTCTGTCTTGCGTTGACGAGTGATCAACATGCTTTTCATTGACTGAACAAGAACATCCTTaattgcaaatgttttaaaaaagacATCGCAATGCAACATGTCAAGCACAGTGTCAGCCCTGGAGCAGTTATGGGTCTCCTCTAGTTGTTTCAGACATTCTGTTGCAAGATATTGATGAACAAAGCGAATTGCTTTGAATCCTCCATATTCCTCTGCCTCAAATTCAATCAGCAAACAGGAGTAGGGCTCCATTTTCTCCAGCACTGATTCTCTTCCCCAACGCGCAATTTTAATGCCCAAAAAATCTTCACATATAGATCTTGAGAAGGCTGGTTCATCCACATACGAATTTAGCAAAGCCAGCATGCAGAACAGGCGGCCTTGTTTGTTTTCAACTTTGAAATCTTTTAGTATGTTAGTTGCAACATTTTCAACATACATGCGGTCGAAATTTGTTTTCATGATCATGAAACTGTAGAAGTTCTCAGTTGTGAAAGACTTTATTTCTTGAAGTTCTTTAAGCTTCGTTTCGAAAGCACATTTTTCCTTGTCAGACAGTTCTGCAGTAATAAACTCGCTCTGAGCAACACTTTTCTTGTGTTTGTCTTTTGGCGTTTTTGTGCGTATGCAGTTTAAGATGATGACAAATGCTTCTGTTTCTCTTGTAAATTTTCTCAAAGAGTGCTGAAGTTCAACTGTGTTTTCTGTTTCTTCTGAATCTTCCACTAGTAGCAGGACTGGTGTTTTTAAGGATTGCTCACTTTTTCCACAATTCATCAGATGAGCAACATGTTTGGCCACTTCGTCCTTTGAAACGGTGTTGTCTTTTAACACTGCGCATCTGAATTTTTCTCTGAGATCCCACATCACATGCATGGCCATGGTGGTGCCGCCGCACCCAGGGTGATGAAACAGATTAATCATAGCACAAGTACTTTTGGTATATTTGGTCAAAGATTTAATATTGTTCTCTAGTTTTGAGTGTTTGTCTCTCTTTATGAACTTTTTTGCTGCAGGATGGTCTGAGAAGTAAAAGTTCCACCATTTGACTTTGCCTCCCCTGTAGAACTCAGACTCGGTTTTAATTTTGAACTCTTCAAATTCTGCAGAGCTCTCGTCATATTCATTTTCACATTCATTCTCACAGAGGACATCAAGGGATGTCATGAGGTCTTCATCTTTTATTAGCAGAGGCACTGAACTGCTCCCTGTAGATGGAAGAAGTCTCTGTGCGTTTTGCTTGTTCTGTCCCAGTTTCAGTATCGTCCCATTGATTTCACTGAGCTCCAGATCATATATACTCCGCTGACTGATGTCATGTTCACATCTGGACTGAATATAATCTCTCCATTTATTAAAGGAATCTACTGAAGTGCAAATGGTTGCTATGTTTTCAGTACCACCAAGGTTTTTATAAAATGACATAAAAGTGTCAAACATTGGGTCATTCATGGCCTCAACCGTGGAGAGGAGGAGAAATATGACAAAGAATTGTCCTCTTAGAAGATTGTTTGAGTTGCAGAAAAACGAAATCATGTTTTGTACTTCACCTGCTTTATGCAATAACCATTCACTTGGTTTGAGTGGTCGGTCAGATTCTGTATTGAGGTCTTTTCTGCCGTTACAGAATACCCAACTTGTTTGTTTGTACAAATTGTAATCATCGAAAATTGCTCCTGGGTCCCCATTAAACTGGCTTGGTGTGTGAAGGTTTGCAACTCGAACATCTCTGTAGTTGTGGCAGGATCCATTTACTACAGAATCTGGATCAAAGTCCAGCACACAGAACAATTTTAAGGTTGTCATGAACTGAAGATGCTGCAGCTGTTCAGGGTGACTTTTGTTTGTTAcaatgatgaaatatttataatgattCAGTCTGTTTCCTCCACATGTCAACAAATCTTTGAGAATTTCCCCTTGATTTGATTTTTCTTCGCTTTCGGGTCTCTTTTCAGCATCCTTTCTTTTTTTGTCCAGAACTTTCACTTTTGTATTTAGTCGAGCTAATTCAGTTTGCAGGTCTCTCGGATTACCAATTTTACAGATATCCCGAGTTGCAGCTCCATCTCTGATGAAAAGTGATTTTGCTTTGCTCTTTTTCCATTGATTTTCTTCATCCAGAGTCTGGATATAAAACAGCTTTCCATCAACTATGCTGTGGGATGGTACAACATCCACCTCTATGATATATTTGCCAGAAAGAGTACTGTCAGGACAGAGAACTTCTACAAAGCGTGGTTGTCTGATGCACGCCTTTGCTTCATCTGGATGTTCTTCAAAGTATTGTTTAATGCCCTGATGAAAGTGATCAATGATAGCATCTTTCTTGTCAACACTGACCCCGATAATCTCTCCATGAACATATTGTGAATCTTTAGAGTCAGCTACACCAAAGTGGATGGTTCCGTTAGTGCGGCTGTTCATGCAGCCAGCAGCAAAGCGAAAAACCTCCTTATTGAACTTCTTCTTCATCACGGTTATATCATCTGTTCTGCCCATAAACTTATACTCATGAACTGGATCAATCAGATTACCTGGTCCCGTCTCTGGTGGTAAAGTGTAGTTTTGAATGTATCGATGAGAAGCAGAGCTCTGATCAAATGGATAAAGACAACATGAGTGTTTTAAGGATCTATCCATCTTTATGTGACTTTCACTTTCAGAAGGAATTGCTGTTGTTTTAGGGACATTTGACTCTGTTGGTTCAATTCCTTTTCCAAAATTTGTTATATTTTCCATGGAATTGGATAtactatttttttcagttttacccGATTTTCTCTTTTCAACATTTTTTGATAATAGTGTTTGGTTTGTTGAAGTGCTGTCTTTGTTCTCCTCTGTTGTGTCTAGCTTGTCCTCTGTGAGGAAATGGTCAGAAGAATATGATTTTGGTTTTTCCCTCTTTAGTGTATCCAACCGTGCGATAATCCTAACAGCTGGCCCATGCTTTATACCAAGTTCCTGTAAATGTTTAGGTTGGTAACAAACCAGTTCTTCTCCAGATACCTCTTCTTCATACAGCTTGTCTGCATATTTTTTATCCACTTTAATCACCTCAGTCAGCCAGTAACGAACTTGATCTCTCGTCCAGTCCTCTACTCGAAGAGGGAGTTCTGTCTGTTGATTCACTGTAGCCAtactataagaaataaaaataattgtaaaaaaattatgactTTAGCACAATACACAGGAGTCAACAGCACAGACCAAATCATATTATTTGGGCAAGTCTTCTAGAAAGACAAGACATTACTTTATGTATTGAACataaagggtgctttcacacctagacatttGCTTTGGAACCTGGTGCATTTGCCCCCTTAGCTTGATTTGTTTGGCATATTTGAACACCCCAATCATGCTCCGATCTGTGGCAAAACAATCAGTGTGAGCCTGAATGAGGTAGTCTCGGCTCGgttaaaacaaactctggagcgaatcgactgtagtgagaaagcaatgcGATCCAGCAAACTAACGAACTATgtgtatacaaatatatacagctGTATGTCaggcctattgttttgttcatttctgcactaATACAAGATATTATAATATTAGACCTATTGTTCTGTTCTTTTCTGCACTGACATCTCGAAAGAAAGATCAAAATTcttctgcttcatgatctgactgcagtgTCGATTCATCTGTTAATTCTATCTATAAAGCATATAATGCATAATACTAGCCAACATTTTTAAGctcataattaataatgaaaacaacatttttaatgtcttattctaatttttaaataactaatttaaatgttacaaaaCTGATTAGCTATAGATTTTTACAAcccttgacaactgaaatgaggctatgtataagagtcttacctctgatttatatttagtGACTGTTTTTGGTTGTCAATATTCAAAATTAAAGCGCACCTTTTCGCTTATAATGTCTTctcatcatcataaattaaaataatgaagtaTCAGGGCTGGTGGCTGGGCGCTTTGGCCTAAAATcgattaattgaatattttaacttgattatgattattgaatgattattttatttatttatttatttaattttttgtcctcatagttcactgaaaaGTTTTATATGTTGTCTAAAGTCATCTCTggcacagcttccaatcatcatcaATGTAGTGCAATGTAAGGCTCAAAAATGAgtccatcgtcctacttgaccagatcagatgtggctgcaaagtggtcgcagaaatagaaatcaGCCAGAGCTTTTAACAGAGTGGGGTcagtccgtttagaaactttgcagtgtcaAAACTAACTGCAccacaaaaaaaacattgcaacaattttaattcctgttttagaacaaaacaatcgatctacCGGTGTGAAAGCAACCTAAAAATATGCTTTGAGGTTCAAATGATTACACATAGATGTTCCAAAGCATGACTGATTGTCAATATAATATGAATTAATCAATGTAAACATAACAATGCAATGCAGATGATTTGATCTAGATTTTTAAAATTCAGATTCAATATGTCTATTGCTgcagcaaaataataaaaaaaattcctttattaattgtaaaacaaattatttaaaataaatctcaaaataaatcaaatatataatatatacaagtaatggatataaataaaaataaatctaatactttttttgtttaaacacGTCCAATTTCTTGTGTAATGCCAGACAAAATAATCAGGGCGtaacattaacacccaccaacccgccaaatgcaggtagatttcagctgtggctaGACAGcgactcccactagccactttggctggttaaaaataatttctaaattgCCAGCGCTCGCTCGTCACtaaaaaattctaaattttaGTTTGTGACTGTTTGTCAAAGATTATTAATGGGCATAACGTTAACTGTGTGCGCGTggtcatcctttcattatcgcacatggagtgtttttcacctgctttcagttatttttattaatatggtttaattatcatcctttacaataacattgttttaataggagattaactctccatttatgtatagttaactggtgatctgggacctttagccaggacagactactgtgcataattttagatacatgataataattttttttttttaaatgtcaatggtttttttaaagaacatttttgtagaatataaaaagtgtatgtacagtatattgctatattttgcttgtttttacacaatatttaaattttgtggcaaggaaataattagtttggtggGGCTGAGAGAAAATtggtaaatccttagtgttgagccctaaaaagtAATGTGAAATAAGACTAATTGCAATGTGACACTATGAAATCCGAACACATTTGCTCATCCTTATTGAGCAAGGTCACAACACACAGAAAAGTGAAACAAATGAGGAGACATGTGGACACAACacataatttaaatcaagtaattttaggatgccaaagtcaaatttatgcatataaaacatatataacaaTAAATTTGTGGCTAGTGAAAGTGGCTAGTGATTTTGGataactactagccacagtggctggtgatcaaaaaaagttcatgtcaagccctaaaaaataatgatttgcttattattatattacatttagaaTTTTGCTGCTAAATAAATCCTAAAAGTGTCCATTTaactttaagggctctattttaacaatctaggtgcaaagtctaaagcattaaagtcatgtcaaaatccacttttgttattttaagaatggaaaaaCAGGCCCTTCGCCAacgtgcatggtctaacagggttgtgcttattctcttaatgagttttgtTTTGATAATATAACAATCAgagactcatctcccattccctttaagagtcagttgcatcgcgccatgacgcatttgctatttacatggcggactttgtaagtcgCAAAATTAAATGCGTCATTAGAGacaaaacagaccatctgcagtgcgaggataaagaatgagccttctccatttggcctttactttcactttctctctttcgtggataagaaaACGAGGttatacgcacagacatccattagcctacatttttaattttgtttgttaagcgcaaagatttgtttttaaaactatttctaaattcagttctaatttccagcaaacgattaaatgaataataatgaagtgtgcttaaacaactgagttatttccaaatactcATGCTATGCCCATatgtccaaaacctgacaggtggacaaatctaagcttgtttttattaaaacaaatataaatttgaatataataaatactactactaataataataacattatacaaaaccaaattgtcatgaataaactaaaaaaatcccCCGAGATGaaagcatggaggcagtggtttaaTACTtatggtttaaatatttttaatatttatagttttaaaatcaatggatttgctcttcagtgtttggactctcagtatcgattattaaaccacacagaactgagctaaactttactgaacttaaactctgaaggAAAATGCCTGAATGTGCAAAtgtaaaaccaaatttacctcaaTCTCTTTTCTGGACCGAAATACCTATgggtccacaaagtggcacaaatggatttgctattgaAACAACGTGGTGGAAAACAGGAATATTAAGAttgtgttggtctgaaaatagcaacccATCAGGGCAAAaacatcttgtgccttattgcgccgggtgtatgatagggccctaggtgTTGAGGTGGAGTGTTCCTTAAAAGTTTGAACATTAATAAAGTTAATTGTGGTGTGCATCCTTTATAACTGCATAGTTATACAGCATAGATGTTAAGcagaaacattaaaaatagcatataaaaatatatatacataaaaatatacataatagtGTTCTGTTTATCTTACCTTTTATGTTGTATGAAAACACACTAAGCTCTGTCCATCTCCGTTTTGTTTTTCGTTGTATGTTAATCCATCTGACAAGGAaagtacaaaacaaaataaatatatgagtATTTGGACTTCAGTCTCTGTGTAAAAATAACAGGATGCCATAAACTCCTGTTTTGAACCAGAGACCTTGTTAAATTGactaaattacattttagagCTCTCAAAGCAAGCAAACCAAAAAGGTGATTGGGGGGGCTGAATTTCTTAATGCAATTCAATTTATAGTTCATGGCATATATTGCAAATTAAATCGGTATTTAAATTAAAGctcaaaatctcaaaattgaTAGATGCAAGGGAAAAAAACGGCTTTTGCCTGCAATAACAAGGTTACTAATTGCAATACATGGATATGTAACCGTACTCTCTTTTGCTCTGCGTTGTGTAGTGAATGACGAGAGGACAACATTTTGAGTCTGCACAGAGAATGTTATTATGAGATCGGCAGCTTCAgctcattacattaaatgtacagtcaacaaaaataacattctacaatataacaaactgtttttacatcagtaaatataacaaatgattaaattcaaacttaaatatgcatatgtgtgtgtgtgttaattatggCCAGAGCCAAATTCAATTTGGAACAGGTAACGTTAGATACCTTCTTAGTTCAAGgtaacgtagactaaccatatTCCGTACACAACGATGTTCCGTACAGATGACCTTTTAACGTTAAtctctgaataaatacttatGGGTCGTAGGCAAGCTATATATCTGTGTAATCTTTAATTCTCACTCTTTCAGCCCCAACCACAACAGAGACATTCCTACTATATGTTTCCGAGTAAAATCAGTAAGTTTGCTACGTCCACCTAATGCGCTTGAAAACAGAAAGTGGGCAAGCTTAAAGTGCGAGTGTCGCCTGGGAGGGGAGACATTTAAAGCCCGACAATatgcttttgcatttaatttatgcatcacacggtattacagtctttatgaagtgaatattatgttatcacaaattgttaaataaattatcttttgttggataaatgctttgaaatggggaTGTTTAAACATCAATTGTGGGTAAATAACGCATGTCGCAATTCTCCGCCTGAGAGACAGGCTGCAAACGCTGTTTGGATCCTCCTTTTGCAgtaatgatgtttatattcataaaaggtcAGTCAAGTTAGCTTCAATGTGCATGAatttaatgtgttaatattttaaattgtcatgctgtaataaaataaacatgatataaaaagtaaatgattttgaagctatttcatttaaaactttcataaaagagttatttaatatatcattaaCTTCAAGTTAAACACAATAATAGTATATTCTGACATAAGATTTTAATAAGACTTCAAACAATGCCCATTTTTGCCAGTAAATTAAAGTTATGCGCCCTGTACGGAACACTATTTTAGTCGTGTACGGAACACCGTTAATACCTATCATCTTCCGTACACATGCGAAGGCGGTACTTATCCCATCTTTTCTCAAAAAATACTGGTCCAAAAGACATCAATCAAGATTTGGATTGTGCAATAGGTATTCCCCCAGAGAATGAACACACAAGCATGCTTATCTGGCTTTCAATGACGGAGGAGTGGTCGTTTGAGTGCGCTGAATAGCGAAAAGTGTACGGAacatggttagtctacgttaAAGGTGGAAAAGACCGCTCAAGCAATAGTGCAACAGGTAGGGCTGCTTGGACTATACCACCTCGTTAAGCCAGGGGGGGGCTCTTTTTGTACATTTAtattgtgaacacaaaacaattttatatgaACAGTAAGTAAACAGGAggaaaatatagtgaaatcaataTACCCGAAATAATCCTGTTACAGATATACTTGGCGTTTGAATTTCCTCAAAAGCaataatgccttaaaatgtaatttaaagcaTGTACATAATGAACTTTGCCCTTACTAATTATACTGTTTCAATCTAATGTATCCGACGAGTTTCAAAAGTCTGGACAGAGAACGACGTATTGCGTTGAAGCTTCACTGGGCCCGTTGTCTTCTTTGGTGCACTTACATTAACCTAAGCGTTCACCAGAACATAAATAGACTTAGAATGAAAACTTGAACGACTCTTACAACCTCATCCAGCCGAGCCAAAACGACAGAAAACTCCTGTTGTTCCGGGTTCAAAAAAGTAGTGATATAACGCCTGAAGTCTTCTTCTCGATTGACGTCCCTTCACTGATGGGAGCATCACTGCCACCTACTGTACATAATAGCCTGATTTCTCGATTACTTTGAAGTAATGTTCTCAAACTCAATTCTGAAGGGCTGCATCTCTGTACATTTAAGCTCCAATCACCTCAAActgattccttcattcattcattttcttttcggcttagtccctttattaacctggggtcgctacagcggaatgaaccgtaacttatccagcatttatgttttacgcagcagttgcccttccagcggcaacccatcatacactatggacaatttagcttacccaattcacctattgcacatgtctggacttgtgggggaaaccggagcacctggaggacacacatgcaaacacagggagaacatgcaaactccacaaagaaatgccaactgacccagccggggctggaaccagcgaccttcttgcagttacccaacaaacacacaacgttgcctcaacgtagcgaccttcctacaacgttgtaccaacattgtaaaaaggttgaggattctacgttgttgctaaacgttgtcacaacgatgtcataaggttgccatttaaacatcaTGAGGGTCGCATGCTTTAGGTTGTGCTTAGGTGGCGTGGACgaccactgtacaacatttactggtcacagctgaatcagtttaaatttcaacaagccgtcgtctcattcatcaaagaccgaggagacgtgagtattgctttatttcttcttgctaaataagatacgtaaatcgtgaatattcaaacaaacctacgatttcgacaacaatctgttccaacattacacacacacaaaagccgtaATTATTACGAGCGAGTAACATTTCGGCAATCTGTTCACGGACGgcaacaacattaaaatcattatgttaaatctgtcgataaaacatttcctgattatttacCTACGCCTTGTCTTTAGTCAAATggacaataatgtttttgaagttcagttttCTCCATATCCATCGTGATCAGTCAGTATGATACTTTATCACACGAGCCGacccactttttacaaaacacacaaaataacttttaaaaacaaaacacctctGTGCAGATTGCGTcccgttaaaggaacagttcactcaaaaatgatatgtactcacgaattatttgccctgtaaatagtaagtgattccaaacctttaagtttctttattctgttgaacacttaaagactgtaagcatttgctttcatagtaggaaaacactatggaattaaatagttac
This genomic window contains:
- the LOC110438586 gene encoding sterile alpha motif domain-containing protein 9-like, whose protein sequence is MATVNQQTELPLRVEDWTRDQVRYWLTEVIKVDKKYADKLYEEEVSGEELVCYQPKHLQELGIKHGPAVRIIARLDTLKREKPKSYSSDHFLTEDKLDTTEENKDSTSTNQTLLSKNVEKRKSGKTEKNSISNSMENITNFGKGIEPTESNVPKTTAIPSESESHIKMDRSLKHSCCLYPFDQSSASHRYIQNYTLPPETGPGNLIDPVHEYKFMGRTDDITVMKKKFNKEVFRFAAGCMNSRTNGTIHFGVADSKDSQYVHGEIIGVSVDKKDAIIDHFHQGIKQYFEEHPDEAKACIRQPRFVEVLCPDSTLSGKYIIEVDVVPSHSIVDGKLFYIQTLDEENQWKKSKAKSLFIRDGAATRDICKIGNPRDLQTELARLNTKVKVLDKKRKDAEKRPESEEKSNQGEILKDLLTCGGNRLNHYKYFIIVTNKSHPEQLQHLQFMTTLKLFCVLDFDPDSVVNGSCHNYRDVRVANLHTPSQFNGDPGAIFDDYNLYKQTSWVFCNGRKDLNTESDRPLKPSEWLLHKAGEVQNMISFFCNSNNLLRGQFFVIFLLLSTVEAMNDPMFDTFMSFYKNLGGTENIATICTSVDSFNKWRDYIQSRCEHDISQRSIYDLELSEINGTILKLGQNKQNAQRLLPSTGSSSVPLLIKDEDLMTSLDVLCENECENEYDESSAEFEEFKIKTESEFYRGGKVKWWNFYFSDHPAAKKFIKRDKHSKLENNIKSLTKYTKSTCAMINLFHHPGCGGTTMAMHVMWDLREKFRCAVLKDNTVSKDEVAKHVAHLMNCGKSEQSLKTPVLLLVEDSEETENTVELQHSLRKFTRETEAFVIILNCIRTKTPKDKHKKSVAQSEFITAELSDKEKCAFETKLKELQEIKSFTTENFYSFMIMKTNFDRMYVENVATNILKDFKVENKQGRLFCMLALLNSYVDEPAFSRSICEDFLGIKIARWGRESVLEKMEPYSCLLIEFEAEEYGGFKAIRFVHQYLATECLKQLEETHNCSRADTVLDMLHCDVFFKTFAIKDVLVQSMKSMLITRQRKTEGDEKDSLFSPLIEDINSGEDGLNKIQDIFIAASKRFDKDFAIPQALARHFYLKEKNFAKAKEWANSAKAIKENSYTLDTVGQVAKNELKHKLECKKQEKKPCTAEDLRDYLELASTATKAFRRAQSLAKTDDVLENEQKLHRKLSPYNISGYMGEIDTAMIVFDIIKKLPLFEKNDPMKDHYIQSFLKGILACSKIPISKSEANDTFIVVLQEYESFLTSLKSQTKEAFDFLEIYYTYMKEKGTNDTKDAKTRQRISEHYQQYIALFCASAEDKQKEQKQKPMLSLNMEIENCRIFLEESRADTFPGLLQFLEPKKVSVEKIVEKYSFINDNSAIKTTKDKMNYLLAHIILNLTLPKSKLAKSPGYLEELLQDILQEVGTQHQNPEPFYLAILLLWPGRNVNSSGIKIYVDKIRSSARKKLSYLYRTRSTIAHFFLGKSDGLQRLVTKVSLDRSETVSNVKNRNILWQTGEIFKETTICSRLLRVTGTIEQGEVFTEYGNLKISLRPAFLGDMRSGYSTEKVSFYIGFAMDGPLAYDIQYEDDR